The proteins below are encoded in one region of Actinomycetota bacterium:
- a CDS encoding radical SAM protein, with the protein MFLPSYIKLHETNDLRKRIEKAYEILKRCKICPRQCEVNRLAGEKGVCRVGKLPMVSSYHPHFGEERTLVGRHGSGTIFLTFCNLLCVYCQNYEISHLGEGSEVSIDELAQMMLYLQKIGCHNINFVTPTHVVPQILAALPHAIEGGLSVPLVYNSSGYERVETLKLLDGVFDIYMPDFKYAHPVVAKKFSKAGDYPEVAKAALREMHRQVGDLVLDEDGIAQRGLLVRHLVLPHGLAGTREIMRFLAQEISTNTYVNVMDQYRPCGQAHKYPPLNRPIILKEFQDAVNEAFEAGLKRLDGITV; encoded by the coding sequence TTGTTCCTCCCCAGTTACATAAAACTACACGAAACCAACGATCTCAGAAAAAGGATCGAGAAGGCTTACGAAATCTTAAAAAGGTGCAAAATCTGTCCTCGTCAGTGCGAGGTAAATAGACTTGCTGGCGAGAAGGGGGTTTGCCGGGTTGGTAAGTTACCCATGGTTTCCAGCTATCATCCACATTTCGGCGAAGAGAGAACCCTTGTTGGAAGACACGGATCAGGGACGATCTTTTTGACATTTTGCAACCTACTTTGCGTCTATTGCCAGAACTACGAGATAAGTCACCTTGGTGAGGGATCCGAGGTTAGCATCGATGAACTTGCCCAAATGATGCTCTATTTGCAGAAGATCGGTTGCCACAATATAAACTTTGTAACCCCCACTCATGTAGTTCCCCAGATTTTGGCGGCTTTGCCCCATGCTATCGAGGGAGGACTTTCTGTTCCCTTGGTCTACAATTCCAGTGGCTACGAGCGCGTCGAAACCCTAAAGCTTTTGGATGGTGTCTTTGATATTTATATGCCAGATTTTAAGTATGCCCACCCTGTAGTGGCTAAAAAATTTTCCAAGGCAGGGGATTATCCCGAGGTTGCCAAAGCTGCTCTACGCGAGATGCATCGGCAAGTGGGCGATCTGGTATTGGACGAAGATGGCATCGCCCAACGGGGGCTTTTAGTTCGGCATCTGGTACTTCCCCATGGTCTGGCGGGAACGAGGGAGATCATGAGATTTTTAGCCCAGGAAATTTCGACCAACACCTATGTGAATGTAATGGATCAATATCGACCATGTGGTCAGGCCCACAAATATCCTCCCTTAAACCGTCCTATCATCCTTAAGGAATTTCAAGATGCGGTGAATGAAGCGTTTGAGGCTGGCTTGAAGAGGCTTGATGGAATCACCGTGTAG
- a CDS encoding helix-turn-helix domain-containing protein: MSGKAYTVNQVAAMLNLKPETVRAYCTRGKIRALKVGRGYRIPKRELEKWVETSKRKFAYRSRGGTEFKVEICKLSELGTQNPSFFYISSSKGDSFFFELYISPEYLRDRDIELTDRLKIIYDALEQNVREPKRIEVLPSGIYYGDIVPDLEF, from the coding sequence ATGAGTGGTAAGGCTTACACCGTAAACCAAGTGGCAGCCATGTTGAATCTTAAACCGGAGACCGTTAGGGCTTATTGCACGCGAGGAAAGATACGTGCTCTTAAGGTAGGTAGGGGGTATCGCATCCCCAAGAGAGAGCTGGAAAAATGGGTTGAGACCAGCAAAAGAAAGTTCGCATACCGTTCCAGAGGCGGAACGGAGTTTAAGGTTGAGATTTGTAAACTTTCTGAATTAGGAACACAAAATCCTTCCTTCTTTTATATCTCTTCTTCGAAGGGTGATTCATTCTTTTTTGAGCTTTATATATCGCCTGAATACTTGAGGGATAGAGATATCGAATTAACTGACAGATTGAAAATCATATACGATGCCTTAGAGCAAAACGTGCGTGAGCCAAAAAGAATAGAGGTTCTACCCTCTGGGATATATTACGGGGATATCGTCCCGGATCTCGAATTTTAA
- a CDS encoding 4Fe-4S binding protein, with protein MDHRPRSARWIDREEALYILEREHDQGRVHTAWFKETAGGRFYVICNCCKCCCLGMKAFLTYGFKLMTSSGYVARVDQSTCRGCSDCSYSCPFGAITMGNTSSVDGEKCMGCGICVDRCNEGAMILRLDPTKPRPLDIEKLVSTVGDEV; from the coding sequence GTGGATCATAGGCCGCGAAGTGCGCGCTGGATTGACCGTGAAGAGGCTTTATATATCTTGGAGCGAGAACACGATCAAGGAAGGGTGCATACGGCTTGGTTTAAGGAGACAGCTGGTGGTCGCTTCTATGTAATCTGCAACTGTTGCAAATGTTGTTGTCTTGGAATGAAAGCCTTTCTCACCTATGGTTTTAAGCTCATGACTTCGTCTGGTTATGTGGCACGGGTTGATCAATCAACTTGTCGGGGTTGTAGTGATTGTTCCTACTCCTGTCCCTTTGGGGCAATCACCATGGGAAATACTTCAAGTGTCGATGGGGAAAAGTGTATGGGCTGCGGCATCTGTGTCGACAGGTGCAATGAGGGGGCGATGATATTACGCTTAGATCCAACTAAACCCCGGCCATTGGATATTGAGAAATTGGTTTCTACCGTGGGAGATGAGGTATAA